From the genome of Agrobacterium tumefaciens:
TGCAGCCTATCATGCTGGCGCGTACTGTCGCGACACTCGATCACATGCTGAAGGGCCGGCTGACGCTCAATGTAATCAGTTCAGATTTCCCTGGTGAAGTGGCCGATAGCGCCTATCGCTACAAACGCAGCCATGAGGTTGTACAAATCCTGCGACAGGCCTGGACGCGCGATACGATTGATCACGATGGCGAGATCTACCAGTTCAAGGGCATATCGACTGATCCGGCGCGACCCTATCAGCAGAATGGTGGTCCGCTTCTCTATTTCGGCGGTTATTCGCCTGATGCTCTGGAGCTTTGCGGCGCGCAATGTGATGTGTATCTGATGTGGCCGGAAACAAAGGACCAGCTAGCCGATCGCATGCGCGCTGCCAATGCGCACGCTGCCGCGCACGGGCGTACTTTGGACTACGGGCTTCGTGTCCACATGGTCGTACGTGACACCGAAAAGGAAGCGCGGGAATACGCCGATCACCTCGTCTCTAAACTCGATGACGAGTACGGGCAGCTTATTCGCAATCGCGCACACGACAGCGGATCGCTTGGTGTCTCGCATCAGGCGCGCGCCCGCGAACTTGCAGACAAGTTTGGTTACGTCGAACCCAATCTGTGGACTGGCATCGGACGCGCCCGTTCCGGTTGCGGTGCTGCACTCGTAGGATCCACCGATCAGGTGCTCTCGGCGCTGGAGGATTACCAGAAGATGGGCATCCGAGCCTTCATCCTTTCCGGTTATCCGCATCTTGACGAAGCCGAACATTTCGGCACCAAGGTTCTCCCACAAATGAAAACCTGCTCCCTGCCTCATGCCTATGGCCGGGTGCCCACTGAAACGCCTGCCACGCCGCTCGGCAACGGGGAACGCCACTGATGGAACGCGTCGCTCTTTCTGAAACACTTGAACTCAGCCGCATCGTTTATGGCATGTGGCGCATCGGTGATGATGGGGATACCTCTCCGGCCCATGTTCAGGCCAAGATCGAAGCTTGCCTTGCTCAAGGCATTACGACCATGGATCAGGCCGACATTTACGGCGACTATACCGCCGAAGCGATCCTTGGCGCCGGATTGAAGGCAACACCTTCGCTGCGCGATAAGATCGAGATCGTCACGAAATGTGGAATTGTAGCTCCCGTCGGTCGTCACGCCGCAGCTCGCGTGAAGCACTATGACACGACAGCCGGTCACATAAACGCCTCCGTTGATGCATCGCTAAAGGACATGGGAACAGATCACGTCGATCTCCTCCTGATCCATCGGCCAGATCCTTTGATCGATCCTGAAGAAACAGGCAAGGCGCTTGATGCACTCGTTGCCAGCGGCAAGGTGAAAGCTGTCGGTGTTTCGAACTTCCGTCCTTTTGACTTTTCATTGCTGCAATCGGCAATGAGCAATCGCTTGGTAACGAACCAGATAGAGTTGAGCCTCGTTGCTACGGAAGCCTTCACCAATGGTGATCTCGCCTTCGTTCAGGAAAAGCGGGTTTTCCCGATGGCATGGTCGCCGCTTGGCGGAGGTTCGCTCTTCAGTGCCGAGCGGGGAGAGCTGCTTGCCGCATTGGAACGGATTGGCAATGAGCAGGGTGTCGATGCCACTGCTGTCGCCGTCGCATGGCTTCTACGTCACCCGGCCAGGATCATACCTGTACTGGGAACCAACAATCTGGCGCGAATTGCTGCAGCATCTGACGCAACGCGCGTGACGCTCGATCGTCAAACGTGGTTTGAACTCTACACACTTGCAACCGGACGTGAGGTGCCGTGATGACAATGGTTGAAGCAGTCAGCATGCCCAACGAACATGTTTTTGTTCCAGGTGGTGAAAATAGTCGCAGTTTCCGCAATGCGCTTGGCGCATTCACGACGGGTGTCACAGTTGTGACTGCCACGACGGCGGACGGACCGATTGGTATCACCGTAAACAGCTTTGCGTCGGTGTCCCTCGATCCGCCTTTGGTTCTCTGGTCGCCAGCCAAGAGTT
Proteins encoded in this window:
- a CDS encoding oxidoreductase is translated as MERVALSETLELSRIVYGMWRIGDDGDTSPAHVQAKIEACLAQGITTMDQADIYGDYTAEAILGAGLKATPSLRDKIEIVTKCGIVAPVGRHAAARVKHYDTTAGHINASVDASLKDMGTDHVDLLLIHRPDPLIDPEETGKALDALVASGKVKAVGVSNFRPFDFSLLQSAMSNRLVTNQIELSLVATEAFTNGDLAFVQEKRVFPMAWSPLGGGSLFSAERGELLAALERIGNEQGVDATAVAVAWLLRHPARIIPVLGTNNLARIAAASDATRVTLDRQTWFELYTLATGREVP
- a CDS encoding LLM class flavin-dependent oxidoreductase → MTVVPVTSADIDAAEVSWFSALCSDDYAYLGVPDGSLRSSWEHCSDIVKKAEELGFRNILCPSSYQVGQDTLSFVAGCAPISDRINFLAAIRCGEMQPIMLARTVATLDHMLKGRLTLNVISSDFPGEVADSAYRYKRSHEVVQILRQAWTRDTIDHDGEIYQFKGISTDPARPYQQNGGPLLYFGGYSPDALELCGAQCDVYLMWPETKDQLADRMRAANAHAAAHGRTLDYGLRVHMVVRDTEKEAREYADHLVSKLDDEYGQLIRNRAHDSGSLGVSHQARARELADKFGYVEPNLWTGIGRARSGCGAALVGSTDQVLSALEDYQKMGIRAFILSGYPHLDEAEHFGTKVLPQMKTCSLPHAYGRVPTETPATPLGNGERH